The proteins below come from a single Stomoxys calcitrans chromosome 1, idStoCalc2.1, whole genome shotgun sequence genomic window:
- the LOC106094245 gene encoding uncharacterized protein LOC106094245, translated as MYVINLGAHQTEALCLVCGSNGAACVTESTFFICIDDLPNTSTMFTCPHGTICTSARNICVNRTVQQPDCVPIKNCSTLRSSKHFHIEIVCEKNSYETAAMTAARFFKYLSMAIAVTVIFGIQQTVAECGKCGPNGVACISSTTYYDCLGDVPVTSYTTHCPEATICVSSGAICIDAAMGVQPECDHTGGCSKCDGNRLFTCTSRTTFAMCIGDEVKNVHHSCPPHLFCDSRNAEICVDECHLTFDKPECGLVEPPSWS; from the exons ATGTATGTGATTAATTTGGGCGCACATCAAACAGAAGCTCTTTGCCTTGTATGTGGATCAAATGGTGCTGCCTGTGTCACAGAATCAACCTTCTTCATTTGTATTGATGACTTACCTAATACAAGTACAATGTTTACTTGTCCTCATGGTACAATATGTACTTCGGCAAGAAATATATGTGTCAATCGTACAGTGCAGCAACCCGATTGTGTCCCTATAAAAAACTGTTCCACCT TACGTTCTTCCAAACATTTTCACATTGAAATAGTTTGTGAGAAAAATTCATACGAGACAGCGGCCATGACTGCTGCACGGTTCTTCAAATATTTG AGCATGGCCATTGCAGTGACTGTGATTTTCGGCATACAGCAAACAGTTGCTGAATGCGGTAAATGTGGACCCAATGGCGTTGCCTGCATTTCGAGCACAACTTACTACGATTGTTTGGGCGATGTACCGGTCACAAGTTACACGACTCATTGTCCTGAGGCAACAATATGTGTTAGCTCAGGTGCGATATGCATTGATGCAGCAATGGGAGTTCAACCGGAATGTGATCATACTGGTGGCTGTTCCAAATGTGATGGAAACCGTTTGTTCACTTGTACGAGTCGCACCACTTTTGCCATGTGCATTGGTGATGAGGTGAAAAATGTTCATCACTCGTGCCCACCGCACCTATTTTGTGATTCGAGGAATGCTGAAATTTGCGTTGATGAGTGTCATCTTACATTCGATAAGCCAGAATGTGGTTTGGTTGAACCACCATCGtggtcataa